The segment acaaagaagacaatttagaaaatctcagagagaaaatggtatctatcatcgaagaagaccatgccaatatagatttacagttaccgttcagaacggatataaaaggagaaattaacactgaacatgatagaccggtatatggcaaacagtatccaaacgcttattcggttaacgatttcgttaataacgaaataagtaaaatgttagatgaaggtataatcagacctagtaaaagcccatataattcaccggtagtagtagtaccaaagaagggagtaaatgaggacggaactcctaaacatagattagtaatagactttaagaaacttaatgaaaacaccataccggatagataccctatgcaagatccttcagtaatccttgccaatttaggtaaggcaaagtatttctcggccattgatttagagtcaggtttctatcagattttaatgagggaatcagatattgaaaaaacatatttttccataaataacggtaaatatgaatttctaagaatgcctatgggattgacgaacgctcccagaattttccaaaggacgatatacttagagaacaagttgggaaaacttgtcacgtctatatggacgatgtaataatattttcaaaaactatagaacaacattataaagatcttattcatataatacagatttTGCAAAATGCTAATATGAAAATTTTCCTAgagaagtctaaattctttcaattggaaaccaaatttctgggatacattgtttcccataatatcattaaaacagatccagacaaaatctctacaatacaaaactatccaattccttataatatcagagagctacgtagcttcttaggactaacagggtattacagaaaatttgtccgaaattatgccacaattgccaaaccattaacaaaatatctgagtggagtaaatgggaaagtttcacgaagggcatccaagaaaacattaatacagctggatgaaccagcaattggagcatttaataatttaaaggacattttaatagcacatattgaattagtacaaccagattacaataaaaaattcacattaaccacagatgcatcggacatagcaataggtgcagttttgtcgcaagatgggaatcccataacatttatttctaaaactttaagtaaaaccgagcaattatatgctactaataaaaaggtattattagctattgtatgggcattaaaaaattttcgaaattatttatacggagtgagtggaattgaaatacatacagatcaccagcctttgtcctttgcaatgtcgcaaaaaaatccaaatgttgaaatgaaaagTTGGTATTactacataaagataacattaaatattaaGGAAATGCTTTCcattttttccagaaaatgtatgcgaatatacttatactgacttttgttatattgacgacttcggaagtaattgactatacgcatagtgactatctattgctcaaagacgacagagacgtttacacttatgaaacatacgctgaacttttccatattactaatttgagtttttatagagagataattgataaagaacccaaatatgtcaacaaatcaattaattcagacgatgagtgggaaatatcaatggacttaagtctattaaaattaatgatttcagaattagttccaaaacggaatgaaaggggaataaatgaattcggtaccatttggaaatggatagcaggcagccctgatcatgacgactttttgaaaatacaaaataaagtaaatgaattaactgaaaataataataaacaatttataataaattccaaatttttcaaagaaattgaattgctatcaaattcattaaaaaatgtcatcttcaatgaagaaacgatactgaggaagcatcgtttaaaattaatagcttttgacctactaaatttagttgataccataaccctcttaaaagtaaacattttcaatacaaaaattttaaataaaaatgaaatagaggacatttataatcATGAAAAACagcctgttgaactgtctgatctactggacattgcaacggttcaaataattcgaaatgcagatttaataatcatttatataaaatatcctcaaattaatgatatttgcaagttttaccatgcaagagccatctcacaaaataatggaatgttagttataagtgaaaaagtttgtgaatgtaaggagaaatactatttaatgaataattttaaaagtgaaacttttaataattacgcacaaataaatttaaagaagacctgtttcaccaatttacttaatggctttaaagccaactgcactaaaaaaaggggaaaaaaaaagaaatagacatcattcaggatggtgccatattagtttcaggcaaaaattacgtagacaatactactttggtAGGTttgtatctccttatattcaacaacacaattataataaatcatataacccacataaatgataagggtaaaattcaaaaatacatatcgcatcatagatatagcgattgtgaattagttgattatgtacaatcgaatgataaacaattttcttttgataatgttaatattttaaatccccttataacattaggtaatacggcattaccattaacaacattatttttaatcattttgatattgataatgttattttacttcggctataaattaaccaaatttgtacttattaaatcaataagaataccgacAGAAGAAAGCAGCATTCAAATACtatcagaagaaattagagctctatcaaaacttcaaaatgtatcgggacgaaacatttaagaatggggggagttaacgtacccaattctattgagctcttatacgagttgtaaacaatctttggctttccaaaacgaaaacaatttcaatcttgggcctccgcctaattgatttctaagatgtacaatctcaatggctcccgccacaatcccaatctttgacactcgcctaaatggaaaaaccaaccaatctcacacccggctttctgcagatcctgcactttgggcattttacagttctctctttggatgacgaaatccaatactcgggatggcgaaatcaattgagatgtttatagaaaaactattcccgaaagggatcgacgatgcaaagatcgaAAAGTTCAAGtgagtcttgatccagaagcgacaccgaaaagtcgagctaaaaactaagatcgcgcaaaccctttgtccggaatcctttgtgaccctcaacttaaatctatatctgtaaacttagaagttaaataacaactttttaaaaacgcaatccgctaccgcagttatttaatttgtatgtatgtacaagaGCGAAACGAAGGGAAGCCCCAACATTTCTGTTAAGCCAGGAGTTAACTTTTGACTGCTCCAGAATCCCCCCAATGGGCCGTTCGCTCCGCTTCTCTGATTATTTTGCCATCGTTGCCATTTCGTCCCATTTGTCTGAGCCTCCTGGTCGACCCCTGAAAGAGAGCATTCACATCCCACATCCCATCCCCCGAAGAAGCCGCTCACCTGTGAGGCAGCCTCGAATATTGGTAGCTGTAATATTTCACGGTGGAGATGCATAGAGACGTCGCCGCGTAACTCTTCGGGAAATTCGCGTAGCGTCTGAAAGAGGAGggacaaaagcaaaaaaagagaagaagGATGTAGATGTAGATAAAGATATGCGAGTATGTATGTGGGATTTGGTGGGAGAGCAACAGAGTCTGTAGAGATAACAGAGGAagtaacagagagagagactagaAGCGGCCGTCGAACAAAGAGAGGAGAGAACACAGCCTCAACGATCGACGCCATTTAATTCGGTGCCAAAGTCTCACTCAGCCACACGCAAATTACGAGCGCAAATATCTGTATTAATCAAAATATACTTAAAGCACAGCGACCGTTGTAATCATAACTAATCTTAAATAATATTCATAAATAAAGactaattataataaaacCTGGCGTCCTGGACTAAAGTACAACTACGGAAAATCCGGGGCCACAAtttttgggggctcgtccgcgaGTTGAACGATTACAAACGGAAAGTCATCAAACTAAAGTAGTGTTTTACAAATATTGCGAGAACTCGGTGAATTGTGGTGGCGTTGTTTGGAACATTCTGGAATAAATCTGCAAAAACTCTGCTGCGCGAAAATTCAAACAAAAGGCAATTGGCAAAGCAGCGCGAGAGTGAGCAAGACGGCAGCAAGCAGCTACGGTAAAAAGGAGAAGAAAAACCGAAGCAAACCGAATCAAGAGGAACGGCGTAAGCAGCTGAGACGGCGATAAAGAGACCCAGTACCCAATCTGAAGGCAACGCAAGACTTGGTGGTTGGTCAGCAACGTGCAATAGGCAGGATCGTTGGCGGCGAGCATCATCTAGACAAGGAGAAAGGCGTGGAGCAGAGAAGGTAGCTAGTGGTTCGCAAGTACTGTACGGCGAAAAAGGCGGCTGGTCACGACGAAAATTCTGGAGCTGTGTTGGTGTGACGACGACAGAAAATTCTGGAGCTGTGTTGGTGTGACGACGACAGAAAATTCTGGAGCTGTGTTGGTGTGACGACGACAGAAAATTCTGGAGCTGTGTTGGTGCGACGGCAACGAAAACATTTTGGAATTGGTTGTTGTTGGTGAGTGCAAGCGAAATATTGCAAAGAAGCAGACAGACAAGAACGGCGGTAGCAGTGGTAATTAACATAGTGTTAAGTTTACATTTTCAATAACATAACATCAAGTTTAAAGAGCGGAATACTGTTAATTATTGTAAGGTCTGAGAGGAACTGGATTCTAAAACTGTATTTTGTCGAGCGAGCGGCATAGATCCATTTCTTATTCTATTATATTTCATACAAGTTTTTAAAAATGAATAGAGATGAGATTTTGGCACTGTTGGTGGCAGATTTGCGCGATAAATTGGCCGAGATAGGTTTAAATAGAACCGGAAGAAAAGTTGAATTGCAAAACAGACTGCTGGCTCACTATGGTTTTCAAACCGATCAAAACGATGAAGAAGTTAGGGATGAGGGAGAGACTGCAGATGAGATTAATGAAGAGTTATCATTTAGAACAGTGGCCTCAAATAATGAACAAGCAAGGGGAAATAAAAGGCGAGATGAAAATCAAATTGGATCTGGTCAGAGGCGGCAAGCAGACAGTTTTAATTCAGGAAGGTCATGGTTTACGTTGAAAGATGTAGAAGGCAGTGTGTCACAGTTTTCGGGTACAAGTTCACCAGACATTAATCAGTGGATCGAAGAACTCGAGGAGTGTGCACTCACGGTGGAATGGAACCAATTACAGGTGTTCATTTATGCCAAACAATTGCTCAGTGGGGCAGCGAAGCTTTTTATTCGAAGTCAACGCGATATTCGTGATTGGAATGTTTTAAAGGGTGCATTGATCGACGAATTTGGGGTGAAGGTGTCATCAGCTGAGATACATCGTAGGTTAGGGAAGCGGCAGAAGAGGAAGAACGAAACGTTGCACGAGTATCTATACGCTCTGATGGAGTTGGCAAAGCCAATCGAGATGGATGATGAAAGTTTAATTGAATATTTTGTCAGCGGGATTCCAGATTCTAGTACAAACAAGGCTTTACTGTATCAAGCTAGGAATATGAGGCAATCGAAGGTGCAAATTGAGGCATACCAGAAAATGACAGGGTCGGTGAGATCACAAGGGAAGTTTGACTCACACTTCAATAAAGGAGAAAAAGAGTTAGTGAAATCAgcggaaaagtttaaaaagtgTTTTAACTGCGGAGATGAGTCGCATATTAAGCGGGATTGTCCAAAAAGAGATAACAGGTGTTTCAGCTAGGACATAGAGCTGCTCAATGCAAGGTCGACATGGCAATTAAACAGGAGAAAGCAACCAATCTAGTTCTGGAGAATGGTAGGACAAAGCCATCAAGCACGTGCACTTCGTCAGGATTAGAGTTGAAATCGGTAAACTACGGAAAAGTTGTGTTTAAAGGATTGGTCGATACAGGTGCAGATTTGTGTCTTCTAAGCAGAAATGTGTTTTTGAAGCTTGGTAGAGGAAAACTGGCAGGACGTAGTAAATGTTTAACGGGAATTGGTGAAAGCCAAATTATGACTTTCGGTAGTATCACAATACCTGTGCAGATTGATGACATTGACTTAATTGTAGAATTTCACGTAATTGCGGACGAGGACATGGGATTTGATGCTATATTGGGTAGAACTCTTTTAGAGAGTGTGGACATGAAGGTAACAAGAGATGGAACAGCACTAGTCCTCAGATCAGGAAGTCAAGTAAGTACTAGGCGCAATGTTCCAGAACATAGAGATGAGAGGGAAAATGTTAATTCATGTACGGAGTTGCTGAATGAGTTTCAGAGTTTGTGTATGGTGAACTTAGAGCAGAGTGAAGCAATAAATATTGATTTGTCACATTTGCCCTATTCAGAGAGAGATCAAATAAGAAAGATAATTGAGGAATACAAGCCGAGTCGAAATGTGCATTGCCCTATAGAGATGAAAATTGTACTAACGGATGATTTACCTGTGTATCAGCATCCTAGGCGTATGGCTTATAGTGAGCAGAACATAGTAGACGAGCAGGTCAACGAGTGGTTAGCACAAAAGATAATAAAGCCCAGTACATCAGAATATGCCTCTCCGATTGTAttagtaccaaagaagaatGGACAGAAACGTCTATGCTGCGATTATCGCAAGTTAAATGAGAAAATAGTGCGAGATAACTTTCCGATGGTACGGATGCAGGATGTTATTGAGAAATTGCAAGGAGCTTTGATTTTTACGACATTAGATTTGACTAACGGTTATTTCCACGTACCAGTTGAAGTTCAGTCACAAAAGTATACATCATTTGTAACGCAGAAAGGACAATATGAGTTCCTATTTGTACCGTTTGGGATTTCGAATTCGCCAGCAATCTTCACACGTTTCATAGTTGCGGTAATGAGAGAATTGGTTCAGAAGGGTGACGCTGTAGTATATATGGATGATATCATTATACCAAGTAAGGATGTTAAGGAAGGCTTACAAAAGTTGAAAAGAGTGCTAGAAGTGACAAGAAAGAATGGTTTGAAGATAAACTGGAGTAAAGGTCAAATTTTGCAAAGTAAGGTAGATTTCTTGGGGTATGTTATAGAAAATGGTACCATAACACCCGGTAAGGAGAAAACACAGTGCGTAGCAAACTTTCCGATCCCAAAGGATAAAAAAGCTATACAACGATTCATTGGGCTGACTTCTTATTTCAGGAAATTCATTGAAGGATACGCAGTCATAGCCAGGCCATTGTCGGATTTGTTGAGAAAGGATTCTAAGTTCGAGTTCAAGGAGTTGCAGCGATTAGCATTCGAGCAATTGAAAGCCGCTCTCACTAGGAAACCAGTTTTACGATTGTACAATCCTAAATTATCTACGGAGATACACACGGATGCTTCTAAGTTAGGTTTTGGGGCTGTCTTGTTACAAAAGGATCCAGAAGATGGTCAGCTGCACCCAGTGATGTATATGAGTAAGAAAACAAAGCCATGTGAGGAAAACTATCATTCATACGAACTTGAAGTGCTAGCAGTAATAGGAGCATTGACTAAATGGCGTGTGTATGTTCTCGGACTGAAATTTAAAATCATTACGGACTGTAACGCGCTTGACATGACGAtgaaaaagaaagacgttccatTAAGAGTAGCTAGGTGGGCAATGTATCTGCAGGACTACGATTACGAAATAGAACATCGTTCAGGATCGAAGATGCGACACGTAGACGCTCTCAGTCGAGTTGCTTGTTACGTATTAACAGAGAGTGTTATGCACAGGCTTAGGGATGCGCAGTGTGCAGATGAATGGACAAGGGTGGTCAAAATTCTGGTGGAAAAGCAGGGATACGAGGATTATTATATGGCAAACCAAATCTTATTCATAGATCTAAACCGAGAGTTAATAGTTGTTCCATCTCAAATGGAAACCGAAATAATACAGATCGCCCACAGGCAGGGACATTTTTCGGTGAAGAAAACACAGGATCTGGTAGAGAAATCTTACTTTATCCCTAAACTAAGAAATAAAGTAGAAAGAGTGGTAGGCGGTTGCGTGCAGTGTATCTTAGTTAATACAAAAGCGGTCAGGCAAGAAGGGTACCTAACTCCcattgacaagggtgataAACCATTAGTTACCTATCACTTAGACCACGTCGGGCCGATGGAGATTACAAAGAAAAGATATAATCACATTTTGGTAGTTGTTGATGCATTTTCAAAATTCGTTTGGTTGTACCCCACACGTAGTACCGGAGTAGAGGAGGTGCTGAACTGTTTAGAAAGGCAAGCAGTATCATTTGGTAACCCATTCAGAATTGTCACTGATCGTGGCGCAGCTTTCACATCGCACTTATTCAAAGATTACTGTGACAAGCAGAAGATACAACATTTGTTAATAGCTACAGGCGTACCTAGAGGCAATGGACAGGTCGAGAGAATGCACAAAATAGTAGTACCGATGCTGTCAAAGATGAGCTTAGAAAATCCAGGAAATTGGTATAGGCACGTGGGTAGAGTGCAACAGATAATTAACAATGTCGAACCTAGGAGTACCAAAGTCGCCCCATTTAAACTCCTAACAGGAGTAGACATGCGTATAACTGACATAGCTGAATTGAGAGAATTGGTACAGCAGTCTCTCATAGGTGAGTTAGACGAAGATCGTGAGCAGTTAAGGAAAGAGGCTAGGGACAATATTCAGTCGTTGCAGGAAGAAAATAAGCGAGCCTCTGATAAAAAGAGAAAGGATGAAAAGCAGTACAAGATCAATGACTTAGTTGCAATCAGGCGGACCCAATATGGTGTTGGATTGAAGTTGAGGGGAAAGTTTCTAGGGCCCTATAAGGTGGTCAAGATTCACAAGCACGGCCGGTATGATGTAGAAAGAGTGGGTGAAGGAGAAGGCCCTTTTAAAACATCTACGGTGGCCGAATTTATGAAGGAGTTCGGGGCGAACTCTATGtcaggagggccgaatgtGGGATTTGGTGGGAGAGCAACAGAGTCTGTAGAGATAACAGAGGAagtaacagagagagagactagaAGCGGCCGTCGAACAAAGAGAGGAGAGAACACAGCCTCAACGATCGACGCCATTTAATTCGGTGCCAAAGTCTCACTCAGCCACACGCAAATTACGAGCGCAAGTATTGTTATTAATCTAAAGCACAGTGACCATTGTAATCAGAACTAATCTGAAATAATATTCATAAATAAAGactaattataataaaacCTGGCGTCCTGGACTAAAGTATAACTACGGAAAATCCGGGGCCACAATTTTTGGGGCTCAACCGGGATTTTAACGATTACAAACGGAAAGTCATCAAACTAAAGTTGTGTTTTACAAATATTGCGAGAACTCGGTGAATTGTGGTGGCGTtgtttggaaaattctggaaGAAATCTGCAAAAACTCTGCTGCGCGAAAATTCAAACAAAAGGCAATTGGCAAAGCAACGCGAGAGTGAGCAAGACGGCGGCATGCAGCTACGGTAAAAAGGAGAAGAAAAACCGAAGCAAACCGAATCAAGAGGAACGGCGTAAGCAGCAGAGACGGCGATAAAGAGACCCAGTACCCAATCTAAAGGCAACGCAAGACTTGGTGGATGGTCAGCAACGTGCAATAGGCAGGATCGTTGGCGGTGAGCATCATCTAGACAAGGAGAAAGGCGTGGAGCAGAGAAGGTAGCTAGTGGTTCGCAAGTACTGTACGGCGAAAAAGGCAGCTGGTCAACGCAAAAAGTCTGCAGCAAGAAGACGACGAGAAAATTGACAAGGCAGTAAGTGCGTGGAAACGAGACGCAGCAGTCGGTAACTGTATAAGCAGAGGAATAGAGAGGAACGGCGTAAACAGCAGAGACGGCGATAAAGAGACCCAGTACCCAATCAGAAGGCAACGTAAGACTTGGTAGATGGTCAGCAACGTGCAATAGGCAGGATCGTTGGCGGTGGACATCATCTGGACAAGGAGAAAGGCGTGGAGCAGAGAAGGTAGCTAGCTGTGTTGGAGCTGTGTTGGTGTGACGACGACAGAAAATTCTGGAGCTGTGTTGGTGTGACGACGACAAAAAATTCTGGAGCTGTTTTGGTGTGACGACGACAGAAAATTCTGGAGCTGTGTTGGTGCGACGACAACGAAAACATTTTGGAATTGGTTGTTGTTGGTGAGTGCAAGAGAAATATTGCAAAGAAGCAGACAGACAAGAACGGCGGTAGCAGTGGTAATTAACATAGTGTTAAGTTTACATTTTCAATAACATAACATCAAGTTTAAAGAGCGGAATACTGTTAATTATTGTAAAATCTGAGAGGAACTGGATTCTAAAACTGTATTTTGTCGAGCGAGCGGCATAGATCCATTTCTTATTCTATTATATTTCATACAAGTTTGTAAAAATGAATAGAGACTTTGGCACTGTTGGTGGCAGATTTGCGCGATAAATTGGCCGAGATAGAGACTGCAGATGAGATTAATGAAGAGTTATCATTTAGAACAGTGGCCTCAAATAATGAACAAGCAAGGGGAAATGAAAGGCGAGATGAAAATCCAATTGGATCTGGTCAGAGGCGGCAAGCAGACAGTTTTAATTCAGGAAGGTCATGGTTTACGTTGAAAGATGTAGAAGGCAGTGTGTCACAGTTTTCGGGTACAAGTTCACCAGACATTAATCAGTGGATCGAAGAACTCGAGGAGTGTGCACTCACGGTGGAATGGAACCAATTACAGGTGTTCATTTATGCCAAACAATTGCTCAGTGGGGCAGCGAAGCTTTTTATTCGAAGTCAACGCGATATTCGTGATTGGAATGTTTTAAAGGGTGCATTGATCGACGAATTTGGGGTGAAGGTGTCATCAGCTGAGATACATCGTAGGCTAGGGAAGCGGCAGAAGAGGAAGAACGAAACGTTGCACGAGTATCTATACGCTCTGATGGAGTTGGCAAAGCCAATATATTTTGTCAGCGGGATTCCAGATTCTAGTACAAACAAGGCTTTACTGTATCAAGCTAGGAATATGAGGCAATCGAAGGTGCAAATTGAGGCATACCAGAAAATGACAGGGTCGGTGAGATCACAAGGGAAGTTTGACTCACACTTCAATAAAGGAGAAAAAGAGTTAGTGAAATCAgcggaaaagtttaaaaagtgTTTTAACTGCGGAGATGAGTCGCATATTAAGCGGGATTGTCCAAAAAGAGATAACAGGTGTTTCAGCTAGGACATAGAGCTGCTCAATGCAAGGTCGACATGGCAATTAAACAGGAGAAAGCAACCAATCTAGTTCTGGAGAATGGTAGGACAAAGCCATCAAGCACGTGCACTTCGTCAGGATTAGAGTTGAAATCGGTAAACTACGGAAAAGTTGTGTTTAAAGGATTGGTCGATACAGGTGCAGATTTGTGTCTTCTAAGCAGAAATGTGTTTTTGAAGCTTGGTAGAGGAAAACTGGCAGGACGTAGTAAATGTTTAACGGGAATTGGTGAAAGCCAAATTATGACTTTCGGTAGTATCACAATACCTGTGCAGATTGATGCCATTGACTTAATTGTAGAATTTCACGTAATTGCGGACGAGGACATGGGATTTGATGCTATATTGGGTAGAACTCTTTTAGAGAGTGTGGACATGAAGGTAACAAGAGATGGAACAGCACTAGTCCTCAGATCAGGAAGTCAAGTAAGTACTAGGCGCAATGTTCCAGAACATAGAGATGAGAGGGAAAATGTTAATTCATGTACGGAGTTGCTGAATGAGTTTCAGAGTTTGTGTATGGTGAACTTAGAGCAGAGTGAAGCAATAAATATTGATTTGTCACATTTGCCCTATTCAGAGAGAGATCAAATAAGAAAGATAATTGAGGAATACAAGCCGAGTCGAAATGTGCATTGCCCTATAGAGATGAAAATTGTACTAACGGATGATTTACCTGTGTATCAGCATCCTAGGCGTATGGCTTATAGTGAGCAGAACATAGTAGACGAGCAGGTCAACGAGTGGTTAGCACAAAAGATAATAAAGCCCAGTACATCAG is part of the Drosophila miranda strain MSH22 chromosome Y unlocalized genomic scaffold, D.miranda_PacBio2.1 Contig_Y1_pilon, whole genome shotgun sequence genome and harbors:
- the LOC117191071 gene encoding uncharacterized protein LOC117191071, with product MNRDEILALLVADLRDKLAEIGLNRTGRKVELQNRLLAHYGFQTDQNDEEVRDEGETADEINEELSFRTVASNNEQARGNERRDENPIGSGQRRQADSFNSGRSWFTLKDVEGSVSQFSGTSSPDINQWIEELEECALTVEWNQLQVFIYAKQLLSGAAKLFIRSQRDIRDWNVLKGALIDEFGVKVSSAEIHRRLGKRQKRKNETLHEYLYALMELAKPIYFVSGIPDSSTNKALLYQARNMRQSKVQIEAYQKMTGSVRSQGKFDSHFNKGEKELVKSAEKFKKCFNCGDESHIKRDCPKRDNRCFS